A stretch of Microtus ochrogaster isolate Prairie Vole_2 unplaced genomic scaffold, MicOch1.0 UNK91, whole genome shotgun sequence DNA encodes these proteins:
- the LOC101981806 gene encoding olfactory receptor 1509, producing MGALNQTRVTEFVFLGLTDSWVLEILFFIPFTVTYILTLLGNIVIVVTIVFSPRLHTPMYFFLSNLSFIDICHSSVTVPKMLEGLLLERKSISFDNCITQLFFLHLFACAEIFLLTIMAYDRYVAICIPLRYPNVMNMKVCVQLVFALWAGGTVHSLVQTVLTIRLPYCGPNIIDSYFCDVPPVIKLACTDTYLTGILIVSNSGTISLTCFLALVTSYTVILFSLRKQSAEGRRKALSTCSSHFMVVALFFGPCIFLYTRPDSSFSIDKVVSVFYTVVTPLLNPLIYTLRNEEVKNAMKQLRQRRICS from the coding sequence ATGGGAGCTCTAAACCAAACAAGAGTGACTGAGTTTGTCTTCCTGGGCCTCACTGACAGCTGGGTGTTGGAGATTCTGTTTTTCATACCATTTACAGTCACTTACATACTAACTCTTCTGGGGAACATTGTCATTGTTGTTACCATAGTCTTTAGTCCCCGTctccacactcccatgtacttctttctGAGCAATCTGTCCTTCATTGATATCTGCCACTCATCTGTCACTGTGCCCAAGATGCTGGAGGGGTTGCTTTTGGAGAGGAAGAGCATTTCTTTCGACAACTGCATCACACAGCTTTTCTTCCTACATCTGTTTGCTTGTGCTGAGATCTTTCTGCTGACAATCATGGCATACGACCGTTACGTGGCTATCTGCATTCCTTTGCGCTACCCTAATGTGATGAACATGAAGGTCTGTGTACAGCTTGTCTTTGCACTGTGGGCGGGGGGCACAGTTCATTCGCTTGTGCAGACCGTCCTGACTATTCGTCTCCCCTACTGTGGCCCGAACATTATAGACAGCTACTTCTGTGACGTGCCTCCCGTCATCAAGCTGGCCTGCACAGATACGTACCTCACAGGGATTCTGATCGTGTCCAACAGCGGAACCATCTCCCTCACCTGCTTCCTAGCCTTGGTCACTTCCTACACTGTAATCCTGTTTTCTCTTCGAAAACAGTCAGCTGAAGGTCGTCGGAAAGCCCTATccacctgctcctcccacttcaTGGTGGTTGCCCTGTTCTTTGGGCCATGTATCTTCCTCTACACTCGGCCAGACTCCAGCTTTTCCATTGACAAGGTGGTCTCTGTCTTCTACACAGTGGTCACCCCTTTGTTGAATCCTCTCATTTACACTTTGAGGAATGAGGAGGTGAAAAATGCCATGAAACAACTCAGGCAGAGACGAATTTGCTCATGA
- the LOC101981532 gene encoding olfactory receptor 4E1, whose protein sequence is MEKTMNQTSVMSFRLRGLSVNPKVQMAVFFMFLMFYVLTLVGNILIVITIIYDRRLHTPMYFFLSNLSFIDVCHSTVTVPKMLRDTFSEEKLIPFDACVVQMFFLHLFACTEIFLLTIMAYDRYVAICKPLQYMTIMNWKVCMLLAGALWTGGTIHSISLTSLTINLPYCGPDEIDNFFCDVPQVIKLACTDTHIIEILIVSNSGLISVVCFVVLVVSYAVILVSLRQQISEGKRRALSTCAAHLTVVTLFLGHCIFIYSRPSTSLPEDKVVSVFFTAVTPLLNPIIYTLRNEDMKNALNKLIGRKEIKEK, encoded by the coding sequence atggaaaagacCATGAACCAAACTTCAGTTATGTCTTTTCGGCTTAGGGGCTTATCTGTAAATCCAAAGGTACAGATGGCTGTGTTTTTCATGTTCCTCATGTTTTATGTCCTGACACTGGTTGGTAACATCCTCATTGTCATAACCATCATATACGACCGCCGGCTCCATACacccatgtatttcttcctcagCAATCTTTCCTTTATTGATGTCTGCCATTCCACTGTCACTGTACCAAAGATGCTGAGAGACACCTTCTCAGAAGAAAAGCTCATCCCTTTTGATGCCTGTGTGGTCCAGAtgttcttcctccacctctttgcctgcacagagatcttcctgcttacTATCATGGCCTATGATCGGTATGTGGCCATTTGTAAGCCCTTGCAGTATATGACCATAATGAACTGGAAGGTGTGTATGCTACTAGCAGGGGCCCTGTGGACAGGGGGGACCATCCACTCTATCTCTCTCACCTCACTCACCATCAATCTGCCCTATTGTGGTCCTGATGAGATTGACAACTTCTTCTGTGATGTACCTCAGGTGATCAAACTGGCTTGCACTGATACCCACATCATTGAGATTCTCATAGTCTCCAACAGTGGGCTGATCTCTGTGGTATGTTTTGTGGTTCTTGTAGTGTCCTACGCAGTCATtcttgtgagtctgaggcaaCAGATCTCTGAGGGCAAGAGGAGAGCGCTGTCTACCTGTGCAGCCCACCTCACCGTGGTTACGCTGTTCCTGGGACACTGTATCTTCATCTACTCACGCCCATCAACCAGCCTTCCAGAAGACAaggttgtgtctgtgtttttcaCAGCTGTGACTCCTCTGCTGAACCCTATAATCTACACCCTTAGGAATGAGGACATGAAGAATGCCTTGAACAAGTTAATcgggaggaaagaaataaaagaaaagtga